The proteins below come from a single Halostagnicola larsenii XH-48 genomic window:
- a CDS encoding site-specific integrase codes for MSLEPIDAESALELYLADKENELSEASLKGHKYRLGHFVRWCDEQEIENLNTLTGRQLHRYRLWRREDGDLNKVSEKTQMDTLRVFIRWLESIDGVEQDLSQKVLSPSITPDETSET; via the coding sequence ATGAGTCTCGAACCAATCGACGCAGAATCCGCACTCGAATTGTACCTTGCAGACAAGGAGAACGAACTCTCGGAGGCCTCTCTGAAAGGGCATAAATACCGGCTCGGTCACTTCGTCCGCTGGTGTGATGAGCAGGAGATTGAGAATCTCAACACACTCACCGGTCGCCAGCTCCACCGGTATCGGCTCTGGCGGCGCGAAGACGGCGATCTGAATAAGGTCAGCGAGAAAACGCAGATGGACACGCTCCGTGTGTTCATCCGATGGCTGGAATCCATTGACGGCGTAGAACAAGACCTGAGTCAGAAGGTTCTGTCCCCATCGATCACACCGGACGAGACTTCCGAGACGTGA
- a CDS encoding ATPase, T2SS/T4P/T4SS family: MSKNDSSRSLGSLSARTLAEAVGLADAGNRSRTSSACQCDPVFDERTIYVDAANCSGDLAESKACRRAVIETLADREAESIVVRSNGLEYRYSSRGVAVLAAAGRFIELLGERDERLTETAAEDPLAVAAELDGRIGEIADIGVESGLSTVLSGVESYDEILTPLVGLSIAHSFIDQSISDAARLRDIRTLETGTTARIYERDDNVPLYELELIDLSLGAQTPVLLDGYEAIADGAVDGDRAPSRAVESVADGPVDPQLTKILAKHTSGYGVLEDLFADPRITDVYATSPVARNPVRVVVDGESMGTNVYLTTSGSKALASRVRRTSGRPFSRATPTVDATATLENGTAVRIAGITDPVADGIAFAFREQADETFTLPALVANGTMPAAAAAFLSVAIERSAATLIAGTRGAGKTTLLGTLLYELTPDTRTVVIEDTPELPVDCLQSVGRDVQALRTGLGDGPDISPTEALRTALRLGDGALVVGEIRGEEAQVLYEAMRVGANANAVLGTIHGDGGAAVYERVVSDLGVQPSSFGATDLVVTVQTHGSDGGRKRRLAAVEEVIGRGDDVRFEPLYELEGDQAAPTGRIERGESRFVDRLAGPTETYADVRDAIESRTRQLSGLAADGRSTPQDVATAYAGHRLA; the protein is encoded by the coding sequence ATGTCGAAAAACGACTCATCGCGTTCGCTCGGATCGCTGTCCGCTCGAACGCTGGCCGAAGCGGTCGGGTTGGCAGACGCGGGCAATCGGTCGAGAACCTCGAGCGCTTGTCAGTGTGACCCGGTGTTCGACGAACGGACGATATACGTCGATGCGGCGAACTGTTCCGGCGATCTCGCCGAATCGAAAGCCTGCAGGCGAGCCGTTATCGAAACGCTCGCGGATCGCGAGGCGGAATCGATCGTCGTTCGGTCGAACGGACTCGAGTACCGGTATTCCAGTCGCGGCGTCGCAGTACTCGCGGCGGCGGGGCGGTTCATCGAACTGCTGGGCGAACGAGACGAGCGATTGACCGAGACCGCAGCCGAAGATCCGCTCGCGGTCGCCGCCGAACTTGACGGACGTATCGGGGAGATAGCGGATATCGGTGTCGAATCCGGGCTTAGTACGGTGTTATCTGGAGTCGAAAGCTACGACGAGATCCTGACACCGCTAGTCGGACTCTCGATTGCACACTCCTTTATCGATCAATCGATCAGCGACGCTGCTCGACTGCGCGACATCCGAACGCTCGAGACGGGGACGACCGCACGGATCTACGAGAGAGACGACAACGTGCCACTCTACGAACTCGAGTTGATCGACCTTTCGCTGGGGGCACAGACGCCGGTTCTCCTCGATGGATACGAAGCGATCGCAGACGGTGCAGTCGATGGAGATCGTGCGCCGTCTCGCGCCGTCGAATCGGTAGCTGACGGGCCGGTCGACCCGCAACTGACGAAGATTCTCGCAAAACATACGAGCGGATACGGCGTTCTCGAGGATCTGTTCGCGGACCCACGGATCACCGATGTCTATGCAACGTCGCCGGTCGCACGGAATCCGGTTCGCGTCGTCGTCGATGGCGAATCGATGGGGACGAACGTCTATCTGACCACCAGCGGTTCGAAGGCGCTCGCCTCCCGCGTGCGCCGAACCAGCGGCCGCCCGTTTTCTCGAGCGACACCGACGGTAGACGCGACGGCCACACTCGAGAACGGAACGGCCGTTCGAATCGCGGGGATCACCGACCCGGTTGCGGACGGAATCGCGTTCGCGTTCCGCGAGCAGGCCGACGAGACGTTTACGCTGCCCGCACTCGTCGCAAACGGGACGATGCCGGCGGCGGCGGCAGCGTTTCTTTCGGTCGCAATCGAGCGAAGCGCGGCAACGCTGATCGCGGGAACCCGCGGCGCGGGAAAGACCACGCTTCTCGGAACGCTACTGTACGAACTGACGCCTGACACGCGAACGGTCGTCATCGAAGATACGCCCGAACTTCCCGTCGACTGCCTCCAGTCTGTCGGCCGCGACGTACAAGCTCTGCGAACCGGTCTCGGAGATGGTCCCGATATATCGCCCACCGAAGCCCTTCGAACGGCCCTTCGTCTCGGTGACGGAGCGCTCGTCGTCGGCGAGATCCGCGGCGAAGAGGCACAGGTCCTCTACGAGGCGATGCGGGTCGGTGCGAACGCCAACGCCGTGCTCGGAACGATACACGGCGACGGCGGCGCCGCTGTCTACGAACGCGTCGTTTCGGATTTGGGAGTTCAACCCTCGTCGTTCGGTGCGACGGATCTCGTCGTAACTGTCCAAACCCACGGATCCGATGGCGGACGAAAGCGGCGTCTCGCCGCGGTCGAGGAGGTGATCGGCCGCGGCGACGACGTTCGATTCGAACCGCTGTACGAACTCGAGGGCGATCAGGCGGCCCCGACGGGCCGAATCGAACGGGGTGAGAGTCGATTCGTCGATCGGTTGGCCGGACCGACGGAGACGTATGCAGACGTTCGAGACGCGATCGAGTCACGAACACGACAACTATCCGGACTTGCCGCGGACGGCCGATCGACTCCACAGGACGTTGCTACGGCCTACGCAGGCCATCGACTCGCATAA
- a CDS encoding site-specific integrase, whose protein sequence is MLDSDTASKVLAHLEKYEYARIQHVTIALMWHTMIRVGGVHALDVDDYDPDDQCVKVRHRPESGTPIKNQGKGERMVALSDQLCDVLDDWLAEKRPSVSAEHGREPLLASREGRTNKTTLRAYVYRWARLCIYSAKCPHDRDFGECSALERDTAYRCPSSVSPHAIRRGSITHSLNSDMPDKVVSDRANVSRRVIE, encoded by the coding sequence ATGCTAGACAGCGACACTGCCTCAAAGGTACTCGCCCATCTGGAGAAGTACGAATACGCGAGAATCCAGCACGTCACAATCGCACTAATGTGGCACACGATGATACGTGTTGGTGGCGTACATGCACTGGACGTCGACGACTATGATCCAGACGACCAGTGTGTGAAGGTTCGTCATCGTCCAGAATCGGGGACGCCGATTAAGAATCAGGGGAAGGGCGAACGGATGGTTGCGCTTTCAGATCAACTCTGCGACGTACTTGACGACTGGCTAGCCGAGAAGCGACCATCAGTCTCCGCCGAGCACGGACGAGAGCCGCTACTTGCGTCGCGTGAGGGCCGTACGAACAAAACAACACTTCGAGCGTACGTCTACCGGTGGGCCCGGCTCTGTATCTACAGCGCCAAATGCCCGCACGACCGTGACTTCGGTGAGTGTTCGGCATTAGAACGCGACACTGCCTACCGATGCCCATCAAGCGTGAGCCCACACGCAATCCGGCGAGGGAGCATTACCCATAGCCTGAACAGCGATATGCCAGACAAGGTAGTCAGCGACCGTGCAAACGTTAGTCGGCGCGTGATCGAATAA
- a CDS encoding metallophosphoesterase, which produces MSILCISDIQWEIEDEDILTTLKNEVDEESPSLVFFGGDVINDGWNSEEHVSEFVELLNYLEELEIPSATIEGNHDEYSDYEAVEEHIDGLEYANEISHEVAEFDGLRVLGLPYSSTHYLRTARQLSEEFPERYDIILAHAESSRRIWLFEIDAKIVITGHFADQLYLVRDQVFISMGSYPGETVVIDSKLDELLYRRRSDSPMANQDEYESKVRLEDGELEWLRDEYDPDVFSSRPLQSDYSDQFERLISAKEEVTETDNEEEVRRIVEELLEDGTPKTHIREYIGRYDFL; this is translated from the coding sequence ATGTCAATTCTTTGCATCAGCGATATCCAGTGGGAGATCGAGGACGAAGACATACTCACCACTCTCAAAAATGAAGTTGATGAGGAATCCCCCTCACTGGTTTTCTTTGGAGGAGACGTAATTAATGACGGCTGGAACAGTGAAGAGCATGTTTCTGAGTTCGTTGAGTTACTGAACTACTTGGAGGAACTGGAAATTCCTTCTGCCACGATAGAAGGGAATCACGACGAATATTCCGACTATGAAGCAGTAGAAGAACACATAGATGGTTTAGAGTATGCGAATGAAATCTCACATGAAGTCGCTGAGTTTGACGGCTTGAGGGTTTTGGGTCTTCCGTATTCATCGACTCACTATTTACGGACTGCAAGACAACTCAGCGAGGAGTTCCCCGAAAGGTATGATATAATTTTAGCGCATGCAGAATCCTCTCGCCGTATTTGGTTATTCGAGATTGATGCGAAAATTGTGATCACGGGCCATTTTGCCGATCAGTTGTACCTAGTCCGTGATCAGGTCTTTATCTCGATGGGGTCGTATCCCGGTGAGACCGTAGTGATTGACTCTAAACTGGATGAGTTGTTGTATAGGCGTCGTTCTGACTCTCCTATGGCGAATCAAGATGAATACGAATCGAAAGTGCGACTAGAAGATGGAGAACTAGAGTGGTTGCGCGATGAGTACGATCCAGACGTTTTCAGTTCCCGTCCATTGCAGTCTGACTACTCTGACCAATTCGAGCGACTGATTTCTGCTAAGGAGGAAGTCACTGAAACGGATAATGAAGAAGAGGTAAGACGAATTGTTGAAGAGCTGTTAGAGGATGGCACTCCGAAAACGCATATCCGCGAGTATATCGGTCGCTATGATTTTCTATAG
- a CDS encoding recombinase family protein — protein sequence MENSIFFPLLLGLLRRDKVDGDRWALLSRVSTGPQMAGQSTERQLDNLEKEVNSVDGDVRKEVEVAESAATVKRESLEEIAVLAEEDEIDVVGVSKLDRLTRADPWESFEYLKRLKEADVILYAGTHGYFDWDDLYDFQMLVRQVVFSREWYQRIRDNARDGQIGKLEQGKWPFGQPPFGYYKDEDDYVLLTEQGEAIIPEIFELYRQEQNRAEVKRTINDRYNRTVSDSQLKTLLRSRLCLGQLTLEGEVIKENPQLAVIDLEVFNAVQEILDRRSSVPTGTRAVPRPVERAAEQYGEEYVLTLIDSIDTQCRKCGGDLQHNGDIERWGTKLKNYVCQDCDHQGPLLTQEEFNALHDTLPLRCPSCPETEHFEIDQNKDGDWDYSYTCLRCDNVFGTDLLPDKYQRGFERPDLKFTWSGETSTDQVREDQIGDEDDESGLNQVLLTDF from the coding sequence ATGGAGAATAGCATTTTCTTCCCTCTGTTGTTGGGTCTCTTGCGACGTGATAAGGTAGATGGTGACCGATGGGCGCTCCTTTCGCGCGTAAGTACTGGTCCTCAAATGGCTGGTCAGAGTACCGAGAGACAACTCGATAACCTTGAGAAGGAAGTTAACAGTGTTGACGGAGATGTTCGGAAAGAAGTGGAAGTCGCTGAATCAGCGGCTACCGTAAAGAGAGAATCACTAGAAGAGATTGCAGTTCTCGCAGAGGAGGACGAGATTGATGTTGTAGGCGTCTCGAAACTTGATCGTCTGACTCGGGCGGATCCCTGGGAGAGCTTCGAATATCTGAAACGGTTGAAGGAAGCCGACGTCATCCTCTACGCTGGCACACACGGCTACTTCGACTGGGATGATCTTTACGACTTTCAGATGTTAGTTCGTCAGGTCGTTTTCTCACGGGAATGGTACCAGCGGATCCGTGACAATGCACGCGACGGCCAGATTGGCAAACTTGAGCAGGGTAAGTGGCCTTTCGGACAGCCACCTTTCGGTTACTACAAAGACGAAGATGATTACGTTTTGTTGACTGAGCAAGGTGAGGCAATCATTCCTGAAATTTTCGAGTTATATCGGCAAGAGCAAAACCGGGCGGAGGTGAAACGGACGATCAATGACCGATATAACCGAACTGTAAGTGACTCTCAACTCAAAACACTCCTTCGGAGCCGTCTGTGTCTGGGCCAACTAACACTCGAAGGCGAGGTTATCAAGGAGAACCCACAGCTTGCAGTCATCGATCTAGAGGTCTTCAACGCAGTCCAAGAAATCCTTGATAGACGGAGTTCAGTTCCGACAGGTACTCGAGCGGTTCCTAGGCCTGTAGAGCGAGCCGCTGAGCAATATGGCGAAGAGTACGTCCTGACTCTGATTGACAGCATCGACACGCAGTGCAGAAAATGCGGCGGTGATCTACAGCATAATGGAGATATTGAGCGCTGGGGAACGAAGTTGAAAAACTACGTCTGCCAAGACTGTGACCACCAGGGTCCCCTTCTCACGCAAGAGGAATTCAACGCATTACACGACACACTCCCATTGCGGTGTCCTTCTTGCCCTGAGACTGAACACTTTGAAATCGATCAGAACAAGGACGGAGACTGGGATTACTCGTATACGTGCTTGAGGTGCGATAATGTGTTTGGGACCGATTTACTTCCAGACAAATATCAGCGTGGCTTTGAACGGCCAGATCTCAAGTTCACGTGGTCAGGAGAGACATCTACCGATCAAGTCCGTGAAGATCAAATTGGCGATGAGGATGATGAATCAGGACTGAATCAGGTACTTCTCACAGACTTCTAA
- a CDS encoding helicase C-terminal domain-containing protein: protein MKPVDKFGNRIHPSVFDKLSDFGDLLRKLGYSESRTKPNLFYYSPSGRIAFFMDMRGTAIVDIAEDTRPLFYWDIDIEMENWAKRRLLKEENERLADHGVPLRLSGARHFSAFGGSSPGDGDHLSNPFGPADGYCESCGCDFSDSGYYCSEECEREERPDRFCRACEDRVDTLEIVRHHVSYFPEEIVVVCRSCHNKIHFSDQYPELTPPEEEIRRFYDEEQEEDSDTEITESSGPESAIAAEEESEEPDRGWKDIFPFDPRPAQRDGIESALPVLDEDGYLILEGACGTGKTIMALTAAINQIVNGEKERLVVITPLKQQQQQFVEDLREINQNLLEYEQLNGLSLVGKKEVCPYSREGLVDFSPENVQGRCSDLRRETRETFTGGEPVAEQARRIVDGAYVGASSPDPDADYWPGVETAGSWSHFPQSELPTTDDSEVCPFYAQHYAYEKRPRFGFTDAPNHVFSGEDLVRTAVDENYCPHSAMYALIERANVLIANYTHLFNDGVRALLDEFIDDKTLLIVDEAHNLEPRVRTGLDRTKAFSTIQSATNDLESFLNSGLIQPYSLDEEIAPELTKRHLQRAYDCLDTFTDAVHQEISGHLDSEYTGWNEEIANTLRDSDERLDYIEEPDSLREKCDLPRFEEMALQPLESNIEQVDSISQKIEELEGSEDDLNPFSCLAQVAEAMRDAIDTYANQVDSSEGGSLTDPFDTASSQSTGDGDILATPFGRAAIGRYQEWVEEDGHYTDSPELSTLGRFIDGWHELDSIRHIRLAELNWDWDLRSEQAIEEWSHNEKSAWQAAYRVTLNVANCVPEKRIHDELAEFGGGIVMSATLEPMDVFREVTGLDDLEGDRPIVEARYSDPGYPSENRATLVVDSDWFVQSSRGNMTQDRSKMTSTREEFADIIEVVARTHGNILIVMPSYDEAEWASTLLNESSLVTKDVLLDQSSTNKETEELKQSFFRGGSKVLVTSSHGTLIEGVDYDGEKLNTVLVCGIPIRGGLRTRAVRRAYDHAFNGNGFEYALLVPAVRQTRQALGRVIRGPDDVGTRILADERYTGRNRSSAYEYLSEREREEATIISPQSLFDSLDMFWRSHGRH, encoded by the coding sequence ATGAAACCGGTGGACAAATTCGGGAACAGAATCCATCCTTCTGTCTTTGATAAATTGTCTGATTTCGGTGATTTACTTCGTAAACTCGGATATTCCGAGTCACGGACCAAACCGAACCTATTCTACTACAGTCCGTCTGGAAGGATCGCTTTCTTTATGGATATGCGAGGGACCGCAATCGTAGATATTGCTGAGGATACTCGCCCACTATTCTACTGGGACATCGATATTGAGATGGAAAATTGGGCCAAACGACGCCTTCTCAAAGAAGAGAATGAACGCTTGGCTGATCACGGCGTACCTTTACGACTGAGCGGAGCACGTCATTTCTCTGCTTTCGGCGGGTCCAGTCCGGGTGACGGAGATCACCTTTCTAACCCCTTTGGTCCAGCAGATGGTTATTGTGAGTCCTGTGGCTGCGACTTCAGCGATTCTGGCTACTATTGCTCTGAGGAATGTGAAAGAGAAGAGCGACCAGATCGTTTCTGTAGGGCTTGCGAAGATCGAGTTGATACGTTAGAGATCGTTCGGCACCACGTTAGTTACTTTCCAGAAGAGATTGTCGTTGTTTGCCGATCCTGCCACAACAAAATCCATTTCAGTGATCAATATCCCGAACTCACCCCTCCTGAAGAAGAGATACGCCGGTTCTATGACGAAGAACAGGAGGAGGATTCAGACACAGAAATAACAGAAAGTTCTGGTCCTGAGTCAGCAATTGCAGCAGAGGAGGAATCGGAAGAACCAGATCGAGGATGGAAAGACATCTTTCCCTTTGATCCTCGACCAGCACAACGTGACGGAATTGAGTCTGCTCTCCCTGTCTTAGATGAGGACGGCTATCTAATTCTGGAAGGGGCATGTGGGACCGGAAAAACCATTATGGCCCTTACCGCAGCGATCAACCAAATTGTAAACGGTGAGAAAGAAAGGCTCGTTGTAATCACGCCTCTCAAGCAGCAACAACAGCAATTCGTGGAGGATTTGAGAGAGATCAATCAGAATCTCCTCGAATATGAGCAGTTGAATGGTCTTTCCCTCGTCGGAAAGAAAGAGGTCTGCCCATATTCTCGTGAGGGGCTTGTCGATTTCTCACCAGAAAATGTTCAAGGGAGATGCTCAGACCTTCGTAGAGAGACCCGTGAGACATTTACCGGCGGTGAGCCAGTCGCTGAACAAGCCCGTAGGATCGTCGATGGCGCGTATGTTGGTGCATCGAGTCCTGACCCCGATGCAGACTATTGGCCGGGTGTAGAGACAGCGGGCAGCTGGTCTCATTTCCCACAGTCCGAATTACCAACTACTGATGACTCAGAGGTTTGTCCCTTCTACGCACAACATTACGCCTATGAGAAACGGCCACGATTCGGTTTTACTGATGCTCCGAATCACGTTTTCTCCGGTGAGGACCTTGTTAGAACGGCGGTGGACGAAAATTACTGTCCTCATTCGGCAATGTACGCTCTCATAGAGCGAGCAAATGTTCTCATTGCAAATTATACTCATCTATTCAATGATGGGGTTCGCGCACTCCTAGACGAATTTATCGACGATAAAACGCTTCTCATCGTTGACGAAGCACATAATCTTGAACCACGAGTACGAACTGGCCTTGATCGAACGAAGGCGTTTTCTACAATCCAGTCAGCGACGAATGACCTCGAATCCTTCCTCAATAGCGGTTTGATCCAACCGTACAGTCTTGACGAAGAGATCGCTCCAGAATTAACTAAACGCCATCTGCAACGTGCATATGATTGCTTAGACACGTTCACCGATGCTGTACATCAGGAAATTTCTGGCCACTTAGATTCGGAATACACCGGATGGAATGAGGAAATCGCTAATACCTTGCGTGATTCCGATGAACGACTCGATTATATCGAAGAGCCAGATTCTCTTAGAGAGAAATGTGATTTGCCTCGCTTTGAAGAGATGGCTCTCCAGCCCTTAGAGAGCAACATTGAGCAAGTAGATTCTATTAGCCAAAAGATTGAGGAGCTGGAAGGATCAGAGGACGATCTTAATCCATTTTCTTGCCTTGCTCAGGTCGCAGAAGCGATGAGAGACGCAATTGATACCTATGCTAATCAAGTTGATTCCAGTGAGGGCGGGTCGCTTACAGACCCCTTCGATACTGCGAGTTCACAGTCAACGGGTGATGGTGATATTTTAGCAACCCCATTTGGCCGTGCAGCCATCGGACGGTATCAAGAATGGGTAGAAGAAGACGGGCACTATACTGACTCGCCTGAACTTAGTACGCTTGGGCGATTCATAGATGGATGGCATGAGTTGGATTCAATTCGTCATATCCGACTCGCTGAACTGAATTGGGATTGGGACCTGCGAAGCGAACAGGCTATAGAAGAGTGGTCTCACAACGAAAAATCGGCATGGCAGGCAGCGTACCGGGTAACACTCAACGTCGCTAACTGCGTCCCTGAAAAGCGTATTCACGATGAACTCGCGGAATTTGGGGGAGGAATCGTGATGAGTGCTACTCTCGAACCGATGGATGTCTTTCGTGAAGTGACTGGGTTAGACGATCTAGAGGGGGATCGGCCTATTGTTGAGGCCCGGTATTCAGACCCCGGATACCCATCCGAGAACCGGGCTACGTTAGTTGTTGACTCGGATTGGTTCGTTCAAAGCAGTCGAGGCAATATGACACAGGATCGTTCTAAGATGACTAGCACACGAGAGGAGTTTGCTGATATTATCGAGGTCGTTGCAAGAACTCACGGAAATATACTCATCGTGATGCCGAGTTACGATGAAGCAGAGTGGGCGAGTACCCTCCTTAACGAGTCTTCTCTCGTCACAAAGGACGTGTTGCTGGACCAATCCTCAACAAACAAAGAAACGGAGGAACTCAAACAATCCTTTTTCCGTGGTGGAAGTAAAGTCCTCGTGACAAGCTCCCATGGAACGCTCATCGAGGGAGTAGATTATGATGGTGAGAAATTGAATACGGTCCTTGTTTGTGGAATACCTATCAGAGGAGGTCTAAGGACACGAGCAGTACGACGAGCCTATGACCACGCTTTCAATGGGAATGGGTTCGAGTATGCACTCTTAGTTCCAGCAGTCCGTCAAACGAGGCAGGCACTTGGCCGTGTGATTAGGGGACCAGATGACGTTGGTACGCGGATTTTAGCTGATGAACGATACACTGGTAGGAACCGTTCTTCTGCGTATGAATACCTCTCTGAGCGTGAGCGTGAGGAAGCAACTATAATTTCGCCACAGTCGCTTTTCGATTCACTGGATATGTTCTGGCGATCTCACGGGAGGCATTGA
- a CDS encoding CRISPR-associated protein Cas4 yields the protein MGETDSGTNRAGASKINLADEISGKQFQDWYQEREFRKNIENGKPYFNGPPSVPSPRKHSPSQILQCHRKITYRQCNAPAEKPNPAGMFWFGSQFEKDLVLDFLKESIVDDHEYVSNSLWVDFTVQTDAGKIQIKGETDPVIVDSDGKPLLLTEIKTKQSVDNVHSSNKHHRAQAHAYMKGLSEKHDRKVTEAVVLYGSRKTLDVKAFHIEFDPWFWRNTVLSWAETHTSYRLDEELPPANPEYGWECSFCSFRERCGRGSASYENVGPVGFLPFHEYPRGEVRRHLESHENVKLTPTLSERYPELTDRFGVHDWRCERCDATHSHESVEWNGNLSEPPLCPSCCDHGVPATLRGDSILSSRKRGE from the coding sequence ATGGGAGAGACAGATAGTGGTACGAATAGAGCTGGAGCATCCAAGATCAATCTAGCCGACGAAATCTCTGGAAAGCAGTTTCAAGATTGGTATCAGGAGCGGGAATTCCGGAAAAACATCGAAAACGGAAAGCCGTATTTCAACGGACCACCGTCGGTTCCGTCACCTCGAAAACATAGTCCGAGCCAGATACTGCAATGCCACCGAAAAATCACATACCGCCAATGCAACGCGCCAGCAGAAAAACCGAATCCAGCCGGGATGTTTTGGTTTGGGTCACAGTTTGAGAAAGACCTTGTGTTAGATTTCCTTAAGGAATCTATAGTTGATGACCACGAATACGTCTCGAACTCGCTCTGGGTCGATTTCACCGTCCAAACGGACGCTGGTAAGATACAGATCAAGGGAGAAACAGATCCTGTAATCGTTGATTCAGATGGTAAGCCGTTGCTTCTCACGGAGATCAAAACCAAACAATCTGTAGACAACGTTCACTCGTCGAATAAACATCATCGGGCACAGGCGCATGCCTATATGAAGGGATTGAGTGAGAAACACGACCGGAAAGTGACAGAAGCAGTCGTCCTGTACGGGAGTCGAAAAACTCTGGATGTCAAAGCGTTCCACATCGAATTTGATCCGTGGTTCTGGCGCAATACTGTCCTATCCTGGGCGGAGACACATACCTCGTACCGACTCGACGAGGAGTTGCCACCGGCAAATCCCGAGTACGGCTGGGAGTGTAGCTTTTGTTCCTTTAGGGAGAGGTGTGGTCGAGGGAGTGCAAGTTACGAGAACGTAGGTCCTGTAGGATTTCTGCCGTTCCATGAATACCCTCGAGGGGAGGTGCGACGTCATCTGGAGAGTCACGAGAATGTAAAGCTCACACCGACTCTCTCAGAGCGGTATCCAGAATTAACGGACAGATTTGGGGTGCATGATTGGCGATGTGAACGTTGCGACGCGACCCATTCGCACGAATCAGTCGAATGGAATGGAAATCTTTCGGAGCCACCCCTCTGCCCCTCTTGTTGCGATCACGGTGTGCCAGCTACACTGCGTGGGGATTCTATCCTCTCATCGAGGAAAAGGGGTGAATGA
- a CDS encoding recombinase family protein, whose amino-acid sequence MDGTHIPKREESIDQRDSEDEPELDAGIYARTSSPSQKSKYSIDEQINRCWEQCEAAGWSVEYVFFDKAESGRDVDRPQFQKMLEQAEGGRIDVVIFWKLDRFCRSLADLVRIEDKLRSWDVGLQSVTEYIDTTSPVGRFNFRNLASAAELESDLTSQRVQIGMYGLAKDHKWPNDHPPLGYEKNSDGRLEVNDEEASLVQWIFRIYLEERSMPQVAYLLNEKDLTTKKGERWCRQSVRTVLSNELYIGEYELADFNEYVEEYQIVSEYLFEAVVKTRYRFQSASNEMDPRRKKSKSEKILGHFKTMVERGDG is encoded by the coding sequence ATGGACGGGACCCACATTCCGAAACGAGAGGAATCGATCGATCAAAGAGACTCTGAAGACGAGCCAGAACTCGACGCTGGTATCTATGCAAGAACCTCTTCCCCGTCTCAAAAGTCAAAATACTCCATTGACGAACAGATTAACCGTTGCTGGGAACAGTGCGAAGCAGCTGGTTGGTCAGTCGAGTATGTGTTCTTCGATAAAGCAGAATCGGGTCGAGACGTAGACAGGCCACAGTTTCAGAAGATGCTGGAACAAGCCGAAGGAGGTCGGATCGATGTCGTCATATTCTGGAAGTTAGATCGGTTTTGCCGGTCGCTTGCGGATCTGGTTCGAATAGAAGACAAGTTGCGCTCCTGGGACGTTGGGCTACAGAGTGTAACGGAGTATATCGACACGACGTCTCCAGTTGGCAGGTTCAACTTTCGGAACCTTGCATCGGCTGCAGAACTGGAAAGTGATCTCACGAGCCAACGGGTCCAAATCGGCATGTATGGACTGGCCAAAGATCACAAGTGGCCGAACGACCACCCACCACTCGGTTACGAGAAAAACAGCGATGGACGATTGGAGGTTAACGACGAGGAGGCGTCTCTCGTCCAGTGGATCTTTCGGATTTACCTCGAGGAGCGCTCCATGCCTCAGGTGGCCTATCTACTGAATGAGAAGGATCTCACGACGAAGAAAGGCGAGAGATGGTGTCGCCAATCGGTAAGAACTGTACTTAGTAACGAGTTGTACATCGGGGAGTACGAACTGGCAGACTTCAATGAATATGTGGAGGAATATCAAATTGTAAGCGAATATCTGTTCGAAGCAGTCGTCAAGACTCGATATCGGTTTCAAAGTGCGAGTAACGAGATGGATCCACGGCGAAAGAAATCGAAAAGCGAGAAGATATTGGGCCACTTCAAGACAATGGTTGAGAGAGGTGACGGATAG